Proteins encoded within one genomic window of Sulfolobales archaeon:
- a CDS encoding 4Fe-4S binding protein — translation MSRSAILVRSAGGIERGFTIVVCRACKDPPCARVCPTEALSLRPGGGVLLIPSKCIGCGNCVSACDIGAVMWDYESMKPIICTHCGYCVGFCPHNVLGLEEV, via the coding sequence ATGTCTAGATCAGCTATATTAGTAAGATCTGCAGGAGGTATTGAGAGAGGTTTCACCATCGTAGTATGCAGAGCTTGTAAAGATCCTCCTTGTGCTAGGGTTTGTCCTACAGAAGCTCTATCACTAAGACCCGGCGGAGGTGTTCTTCTGATTCCTAGCAAGTGCATAGGATGTGGTAATTGTGTTTCAGCTTGTGATATCGGTGCCGTCATGTGGGATTATGAGAGCATGAAGCCTATCATATGCACTCACTGCGGCTATTGCGTAGGCTTTTGTCCTCACAACGTGTTAGGACTGGAAGAGGTGTAG
- a CDS encoding aldehyde ferredoxin oxidoreductase family protein, which produces MSDWVKSLSKVLYIDLTRKIFWVEDREDLFSKWLGGIGVAVQLYKEEVPKGVDPLAPENAIIMAVGPATGVFPMASKTIAVFKSPLNGYIAESHAGGRSAAAIRFAGYGAIVIKGASDRPVYIVIEDDKIRFRDAGTIWGMRSSETVGRVLREALPGAGMRTIMRIGRAGERLIRYANVTAETYRHFGRMGLGAVFGSKKLKALIIIGRKGFKLPDVKSFREIYKELYDLTRGSATRKYHDLGTAANVIPLDKIGALPTRNFTSGRFEGAREISGEKLAEENLARRVACVACPVACIHLAYIREEYETEKYFYKTEFIPYDYELIYALGSNLGVSDRIGLLKMIKAVEEEGLDAISTGVVLAWATEALERGIITEKETLVQLRWGDWRNYVNAIHNIVLQPNEFYRYLGLGVEEASKRYGGVDFAVAFNKVEVAGYHTGPLFHASVSIGFRHSHLDAGAYSMDEKLVASGGSIPDAEKAFEMIKEEEAWRQVLNSYTLCLFGRGVYTKELVARSLRSIGYNISEKDLLRLGEEIYMEKHRIKLEEGFNPLDMRIPRRILETPTPLGQVSEGFIKNIVSQYVEKIRKSY; this is translated from the coding sequence ATGAGTGACTGGGTTAAGAGTTTATCAAAAGTTCTTTACATAGATCTCACGAGAAAAATCTTCTGGGTTGAAGACAGAGAAGATCTGTTCTCGAAATGGCTTGGAGGTATAGGTGTTGCAGTACAACTCTACAAAGAAGAAGTACCTAAAGGCGTAGATCCTCTGGCTCCTGAAAATGCAATTATAATGGCCGTAGGCCCTGCAACAGGTGTATTTCCAATGGCTTCTAAAACTATAGCCGTTTTCAAATCTCCATTAAACGGGTATATAGCAGAATCTCATGCTGGAGGAAGATCTGCTGCAGCAATAAGATTCGCAGGATATGGAGCTATAGTGATTAAAGGCGCCAGCGACAGGCCAGTGTATATTGTGATAGAAGATGATAAGATCAGATTTAGAGATGCAGGAACCATATGGGGTATGAGATCTTCTGAGACTGTAGGTAGAGTTCTAAGAGAAGCTCTTCCAGGAGCCGGTATGAGGACGATAATGAGAATTGGAAGAGCTGGTGAAAGGCTTATCAGGTATGCCAATGTCACTGCGGAAACCTATAGACATTTCGGTAGAATGGGCTTAGGTGCTGTATTCGGCTCGAAAAAGCTTAAAGCCTTGATAATCATAGGGAGAAAAGGCTTTAAACTACCTGATGTTAAAAGCTTTAGAGAGATATATAAAGAACTCTACGATCTAACAAGAGGTTCGGCTACTAGAAAATATCATGATCTAGGTACGGCAGCAAATGTGATTCCTCTAGATAAGATTGGAGCTCTTCCAACTAGAAACTTCACCTCAGGAAGATTTGAAGGTGCTCGAGAGATCAGTGGTGAAAAGCTTGCTGAAGAGAATCTAGCTAGAAGAGTAGCCTGTGTAGCATGTCCTGTGGCATGTATACACTTAGCTTATATAAGAGAGGAGTATGAAACCGAGAAGTACTTCTACAAGACAGAGTTCATTCCATACGACTATGAGTTGATATACGCTCTAGGAAGTAATCTAGGTGTCAGCGATAGAATCGGATTACTGAAAATGATTAAGGCCGTTGAAGAGGAAGGACTTGATGCTATATCAACAGGAGTGGTTCTGGCGTGGGCTACGGAAGCTTTAGAAAGAGGTATTATAACTGAGAAGGAAACCTTAGTACAGCTAAGATGGGGTGATTGGAGAAACTATGTGAATGCCATCCATAACATAGTTTTACAACCCAACGAGTTCTACAGATACCTAGGTCTCGGTGTTGAAGAGGCTTCAAAAAGATATGGAGGAGTAGACTTCGCGGTAGCATTCAACAAAGTTGAAGTAGCAGGTTATCATACAGGGCCTCTCTTCCACGCGTCTGTATCTATAGGGTTTAGACATTCTCATCTAGATGCGGGAGCATACTCCATGGATGAAAAACTAGTAGCATCAGGAGGTAGCATACCTGATGCCGAGAAAGCTTTTGAGATGATAAAAGAGGAGGAAGCTTGGAGGCAGGTGCTTAATTCATATACTCTATGTCTCTTCGGCAGAGGTGTCTACACGAAAGAGCTCGTAGCAAGATCCCTTAGGTCTATAGGTTATAATATTTCAGAGAAAGATCTCCTTAGATTAGGAGAGGAGATCTATATGGAGAAACATAGGATCAAGCTAGAGGAGGGATTCAACCCTCTAGACATGAGAATTCCCAGAAGAATTCTAGAGACACCAACACCTCTAGGACAGGTATCCGAAGGATTTATTAAAAATATTGTCTCACAATATGTTGAGAAAATTAGAAAAAGCTATTAA
- a CDS encoding Glu/Leu/Phe/Val dehydrogenase, giving the protein MKNVSYFQWMLQVLRRSIELGGFPEELYQMLSKPERVLMVSIPVRMDNGKITVFEGYRVQYNSALGPYKGGIRFHPEVDLETDMALALGMTLKNSLNGLPYGGGKGAVKVDPKKLSQGELERLSRGYARAIAPLIGDVIDIPAPDVGTNPQIMAWMVDEYSKLKGYNVPGVFTAKPPDLWGNPVRIYSTGFGTAVAGRVAAEKYLGRFEGLRVSVHGFGNVGQYAALFSQKFGAKVIAISDTSGTVYDPNGIDVELAIKVKESTGKVVNYPRGEKILDPDASLYVDCEVLMPSAIENVIREDNVNKIKAKIISEGANGPTTPEAEKVLYERGVIIVPDIAANAGGVIMSYLEWVENLQWYWWSEEETLKKIESIMENNIKRLISKYESLRSEKKTVTMRDAAFVSAVERIYKAMKLRGWI; this is encoded by the coding sequence GTGAAGAATGTAAGTTACTTCCAATGGATGCTCCAGGTTCTAAGAAGATCTATAGAGCTAGGAGGATTTCCTGAAGAGCTTTACCAGATGTTAAGCAAACCTGAGAGGGTTTTAATGGTAAGCATACCAGTTAGAATGGATAACGGAAAGATAACTGTATTCGAGGGGTATAGAGTTCAGTATAACAGTGCTTTAGGACCATATAAGGGCGGGATCAGATTCCATCCCGAGGTAGATCTCGAAACAGACATGGCTCTAGCCCTTGGAATGACTCTTAAGAATTCTCTCAATGGTCTTCCCTATGGAGGTGGTAAGGGAGCTGTCAAAGTAGATCCTAAGAAGCTCTCCCAGGGAGAGCTTGAGAGATTATCAAGAGGCTATGCAAGAGCTATAGCACCTCTCATAGGAGACGTTATAGATATACCAGCGCCAGATGTTGGTACAAATCCACAGATAATGGCTTGGATGGTTGACGAGTACAGCAAGCTCAAGGGTTATAATGTTCCTGGAGTGTTCACAGCAAAACCACCTGATCTATGGGGTAATCCTGTGAGGATCTATTCAACAGGGTTTGGAACTGCTGTAGCTGGCAGAGTAGCTGCAGAGAAGTATCTAGGTAGATTTGAAGGTCTTAGGGTATCTGTTCACGGATTTGGAAATGTAGGTCAGTATGCTGCATTATTCTCACAGAAGTTTGGCGCGAAAGTAATTGCTATAAGTGATACCTCTGGCACTGTTTATGATCCTAATGGTATAGATGTAGAGCTAGCGATAAAAGTGAAGGAAAGCACAGGGAAAGTTGTGAACTATCCCAGAGGTGAGAAGATACTAGATCCCGATGCATCCCTATACGTAGACTGTGAAGTGCTAATGCCATCAGCAATAGAGAATGTGATCAGAGAAGACAATGTCAACAAGATTAAGGCGAAGATTATCTCTGAAGGAGCTAACGGTCCTACAACGCCGGAGGCCGAGAAAGTATTATATGAGCGTGGAGTGATCATAGTTCCAGACATAGCTGCAAATGCTGGAGGCGTGATAATGTCCTATCTAGAGTGGGTAGAGAACCTACAGTGGTACTGGTGGAGCGAAGAGGAAACTCTGAAGAAGATCGAATCTATTATGGAGAATAATATTAAGAGACTTATATCAAAGTATGAATCTCTTAGAAGTGAAAAGAAGACTGTGACAATGAGAGATGCAGCATTTGTGTCAGCTGTTGAGAGAATTTATAAAGCTATGAAGCTGAGAGGCTGGATCTGA
- a CDS encoding cation transporter, whose protein sequence is MSILIELYRNLKRNDLYIIFVALGILAGILKIIGGLMYFSKAVLIDAATSMANIASIILINYFLAVSMKPPDKDHLYGHVRMRFGGEFFTILLYSFVAGLMLPDLIEGLETPYKVDVRASMLSSAGMMLYAVSIYLGIRMGRSFATYVRLTSIEIIEGIIALSSSLAGALVSYLIDLTGAYVLYIYLIRELLNSSKRFIYDISDGVEEEIVEKVMRIVGEFRLRIKSIRLRKVYEGLYQGDLVIFIKGDEKIHKAHEIAEQLERRLSSERIYVSIHMEPE, encoded by the coding sequence TTGAGTATATTGATAGAACTCTACAGGAACCTGAAAAGAAATGATCTCTATATAATATTCGTTGCACTCGGGATTCTTGCTGGTATTCTAAAGATCATCGGAGGACTTATGTATTTCTCGAAGGCTGTCCTAATAGATGCTGCTACAAGCATGGCAAATATCGCATCAATAATACTAATAAATTACTTTCTAGCAGTAAGCATGAAACCTCCGGATAAGGATCATCTCTACGGGCATGTTAGAATGCGATTTGGAGGCGAGTTCTTTACTATTCTCCTCTACTCATTTGTAGCAGGTTTAATGCTACCGGATCTCATAGAAGGTCTTGAAACACCTTACAAAGTAGATGTTAGAGCTTCCATGCTATCCTCAGCTGGCATGATGCTCTACGCAGTATCAATATATCTAGGTATAAGAATGGGAAGATCTTTTGCAACATATGTAAGGCTAACCTCTATAGAAATAATTGAAGGAATCATAGCTTTATCCTCTTCTCTAGCAGGCGCTCTAGTGAGCTACCTAATAGATCTCACTGGAGCATATGTTCTCTACATATATCTTATTAGAGAACTGCTAAATTCATCGAAAAGATTTATATATGATATAAGTGATGGAGTTGAAGAAGAGATTGTAGAGAAAGTAATGAGAATCGTAGGAGAGTTCAGACTGAGAATTAAGAGTATTAGATTGAGAAAGGTATATGAAGGATTATACCAAGGAGATCTTGTTATCTTCATAAAAGGTGATGAGAAGATTCATAAAGCTCATGAAATAGCAGAACAACTTGAACGAAGACTTTCTAGTGAAAGGATCTATGTTTCTATACATATGGAACCAGAATAG
- the pstS gene encoding phosphate ABC transporter substrate-binding protein PstS gives VAVVYNLPTWNNATCGPLRLSAEVIAGIYLGKIVYWDDPKIVELQIDECKRYLPHREIIGVHRSDGSGTTALFTMFLSKTVPEWNSTVGYGLTVNWPIDQLGRGVGGKGSEGVTAIIMQTPYSIGYVEPIYAIRENLPIAAIRNKDGNFVLPTEENVQEALKRGAKDLPPLDQDLSLLPLSFIYQDGSNTYPIVGTPFVIISLNQSNVKLLALKEFFRWVLTEGQSTQYILPGYLPLPQELTGKILNYLDQYIK, from the coding sequence GTAGCCGTGGTTTACAACCTACCTACATGGAATAATGCGACATGCGGTCCTCTGAGACTGAGTGCAGAGGTTATTGCAGGCATATACCTTGGCAAGATAGTGTACTGGGATGATCCTAAAATTGTGGAGCTTCAGATTGATGAGTGTAAGAGATATCTGCCTCATAGAGAGATAATAGGAGTTCACAGAAGCGATGGGAGCGGTACAACAGCCTTATTCACAATGTTTCTGTCTAAGACAGTTCCCGAATGGAATTCAACAGTTGGCTACGGACTCACAGTGAACTGGCCAATAGATCAGTTGGGAAGAGGAGTGGGAGGTAAAGGTAGTGAAGGCGTCACAGCAATTATAATGCAAACACCATACTCTATAGGGTATGTAGAGCCTATATACGCCATAAGAGAGAACCTACCTATAGCAGCTATTAGAAATAAAGATGGAAACTTTGTTCTGCCTACGGAAGAAAACGTTCAGGAAGCTTTAAAGAGAGGAGCTAAAGATCTTCCTCCTCTAGATCAGGATCTAAGCCTTCTACCCCTATCATTTATCTATCAAGATGGTTCGAATACATATCCCATAGTAGGCACACCCTTTGTCATTATATCTCTCAACCAGTCGAATGTAAAACTACTAGCTTTGAAAGAATTCTTCAGGTGGGTTCTTACAGAAGGTCAGTCTACGCAGTATATACTCCCAGGCTATCTACCGTTGCCACAAGAGCTAACGGGTAAGATTTTGAATTACTTAGATCAATATATAAAATAA
- the pstC gene encoding phosphate ABC transporter permease subunit PstC, which yields MKNIDPFNFFSIGNILIIIFLGVIILIVSLYSYPIFQEEGIRYVITSAWDPVREVYGIAFAIGGTLITSFIAIILAILLAIASAVFIIEIAPLKLRPFLDIITDLAATIPTVIYGLWGIHFLAPFVRDYIMSPLINLFPGITSILGYYVGSGASLFTASILLAIMIYPFATSIIREGLRSIPNSIREALYSLGLTKWEVIKHELLYIRSSIITGSLVAFGRAVGETVAVAMVVGNAFNPLFYMIFKPGYTVSSLIANQFLSATGLAVSALYGAALVIFLIGLVVNLVIILYLRRLR from the coding sequence TTGAAAAATATAGATCCATTCAACTTTTTTTCTATAGGAAACATACTCATCATAATATTTCTCGGAGTAATTATATTGATCGTCTCATTATACTCCTATCCTATATTCCAAGAAGAAGGAATCAGATATGTAATAACATCAGCATGGGATCCTGTTAGGGAGGTCTACGGAATAGCATTTGCCATAGGAGGGACTCTAATAACAAGCTTCATAGCTATAATCCTAGCTATTTTACTGGCTATAGCATCTGCTGTATTCATAATAGAAATAGCACCTCTAAAGCTGAGACCTTTTCTAGACATCATTACAGATCTCGCTGCGACAATTCCTACAGTAATATATGGTCTGTGGGGAATACACTTCTTAGCTCCCTTCGTCAGAGACTATATAATGTCTCCCTTGATAAATCTCTTTCCAGGTATTACAAGCATTCTAGGATATTATGTTGGTTCAGGTGCATCACTCTTCACAGCATCAATCCTTCTAGCTATAATGATATACCCCTTCGCAACATCGATTATAAGAGAAGGATTGAGATCCATTCCTAACAGTATTAGAGAAGCTTTATACTCTCTAGGTCTTACCAAGTGGGAGGTTATAAAGCATGAACTTCTATACATAAGATCTTCTATAATTACCGGATCCTTAGTAGCCTTTGGCAGAGCTGTTGGCGAGACTGTCGCAGTAGCTATGGTTGTTGGAAATGCTTTTAATCCTCTCTTCTATATGATCTTTAAGCCGGGATATACTGTATCAAGTCTGATAGCTAATCAATTCCTAAGTGCTACAGGTCTTGCTGTATCAGCTCTATATGGTGCTGCTCTTGTAATCTTTCTCATAGGTCTTGTAGTGAATCTAGTGATCATATTATATCTGAGGAGGTTGAGATAA
- a CDS encoding ABC transporter permease subunit, with the protein MVDLRKLKSDLMISFFISLFLLGIAPIFHLIGTIFAKGFTVIMRDPIGVFINIPPLPGTNDLGGIGPQLLGSLILVGLASIIGIPITILASAYSVEGMSRFLGPLTSLISKLMIEFPTIVVGLSVYGAILLLESFLNEFIRFIGWSSFIEIPKFSAISGVIALTIIIIPYTYAQIEEGFKSIPHSIREAVYSLGVSRIRAVMILSGYIKAFIVSGAMVGIAKIFGETAPLLFTAFGNDFYPRGFPDALVNPIGSLTLWIFKAALSPYVNWIDLAWAAATILILIVLLIFFISRYIMYRGWYR; encoded by the coding sequence ATGGTAGACCTGAGAAAGCTTAAAAGCGATCTCATGATATCGTTCTTTATATCTCTCTTCTTGTTAGGTATAGCTCCTATATTTCATCTCATAGGAACTATATTTGCTAAGGGTTTTACAGTGATCATGAGAGATCCTATAGGTGTATTTATAAACATACCTCCTCTACCAGGAACAAATGATCTGGGTGGTATAGGACCGCAACTACTAGGCTCTCTCATACTAGTTGGACTAGCCTCCATAATAGGCATTCCAATCACTATCCTAGCTTCGGCATATAGTGTTGAAGGTATGAGCAGATTTCTAGGTCCTCTCACAAGTCTTATCTCTAAGCTTATGATAGAATTTCCCACAATAGTCGTAGGCTTATCAGTGTACGGTGCTATACTTCTGCTCGAAAGCTTTTTGAATGAGTTTATTAGGTTTATAGGGTGGAGCAGTTTTATTGAGATTCCGAAGTTTAGCGCTATATCTGGTGTTATAGCTTTAACGATAATAATTATACCATACACGTACGCCCAGATTGAGGAGGGTTTCAAATCTATTCCTCATAGTATTAGAGAAGCTGTGTACTCTCTAGGTGTGTCAAGGATCAGAGCTGTTATGATCTTGAGTGGTTATATAAAAGCTTTTATAGTATCTGGAGCTATGGTGGGTATTGCTAAGATCTTTGGTGAAACAGCTCCTCTTCTCTTCACAGCATTCGGTAATGACTTCTATCCAAGAGGATTTCCAGATGCTTTGGTGAATCCCATAGGAAGTCTAACACTATGGATCTTTAAAGCAGCTCTCTCACCATATGTTAACTGGATCGATCTTGCATGGGCTGCTGCAACGATTCTGATCCTAATAGTTCTTCTGATCTTTTTCATAAGCAGATATATAATGTACAGAGGTTGGTATAGATGA